A window of Solanum stenotomum isolate F172 chromosome 3, ASM1918654v1, whole genome shotgun sequence contains these coding sequences:
- the LOC125858456 gene encoding uncharacterized protein LOC125858456 isoform X3 yields the protein MPNPMGILMSLPLLLLMITTVISDLDLKNLIDVVNKKFQANEKWEDVINRRTDRFSYCAQCCKLKDAPLKYLSVTVFENCSVEMIRDFYMDNDFRKIWDKTLIEHKQLQVDSSSGTEIGLMIKKFPLLTPREYILAWRVWEGNDGSFYCFTKECEYPLAQRRKKYVRVRLFRSGWRIKKVSGRNACEIQMVHQEDAGLNVEMAKLAFAKGIWSYVCKMDDALRQYSAVDHHSQLTSGVSAVTLIQKVPLGLDTLDHTRGLINPEICTSSDYCGGVSRECNAREQRKEPSNNLVPNMLMLLGGAICMSRGLSNLGSKVAMACILSKLVKLNGMRSKNLQRFSQIEVQTHVECDDK from the exons GATCACTACAGTGATATCTGATCTAGATCTGAAGAATTTGATTGATGTCGTAAATAAGAAATTTCAAGCTAACGAGAAATGGGAAGATGTCATTAACCGGAGAACAGATCGTTTTTCCTACTGTGCACAGTGTTGTAAACTGAAG GATGCGCCTCTTAAATATCTAAGTGTCACTGTATTTGAAAATTGCTCTGTTGAGATGATAAGAGATTTTTACATGGACAATGATTTCCGGAAAATTTGGGACAAAACCTTGATTGAGCATAAGCAGTTGCAGGTGGATTCAAGCAGTGGAACTGAAATTGGACTCATGATAAAAAAGTTTCCTTTATTGACTCCCAGAGAGTACATATTAGCATGGAGAGTGTGGGAAGGCAATGATGGATCCTTCTACTGTTTTACCAAG GAATGTGAATATCCTTTGGCACAAAGAAGGAAGAAGTATGTCAGGGTTAGGCTCTTTAGATCTGGTTGGAGAATCAAGAAAG TTTCTGGTAGGAATGCCTGTGAGATCCAAATGGTACACCAAGAAGATGCTGGTCTTAACGTTGAAATGGCAAAATTAGCCTTTGCAAAAGGCATATGGAGCTATGTTTGTAAAATGGATGATGCACTTCGCCAATACTCAGCCGTTGACCACCATTCTCAATTGACTTCAGGTGTGAGTGCCGTTACGTTAATTCAAAAG GTTCCACTTGGGTTAGACACCTTGGACCACACAAGGGGCTTAATCAATCCAGAAATCTGCACGAGTAGTGACTATTGTGGTGGAGTGTCACGTGAATGCAATGCTAGGGAACAAAGAAAAGAGCCATCAAACAATCTGGTGCCAAATATGCTAATGCTCCTGGGTGGTGCAATCTGCATGTCTAGAGGGCTCTCTAACTTGGGATCAAAGGTTGCCATGGCATGTATCCTGAGTAAGCTTGTGAAACTCAATGGTATGAGAAGCAAAAACTTACAGAGATTTAGCCAGATAGAGGTTCAGACACACGTAGAATGCGATGATAAGTGA
- the LOC125860933 gene encoding pollen receptor-like kinase 1, translated as MPQIDGGLLWLGKGRMMTEVEDTGRSPVTFACSSSSSSSSSRRRRLCRHLIIFLVVVVSLITFVSAQPEDDDTGPDDHHYLPDAKSSSEALFNFKSLLSTSSGKGKDVLGSWVPSTSPCTGNNANWLGVICFEGDVWGLQLENLDLSGAIDIDSLLPLHFLRTLSFMNNNFKGGMPDWNKLGALKSLYLSNNNFSGQIPDDAFKGMTYLKKLYLANNQFTGNIPTSLATSCPRLFELTLENNKFTGPIPDFRRGLLKLLNVSNNQLEGPIPPSLSLMDPTTFAGNKGMCGKPLESVCNSPIPEANTTTPPNSLNSTISTQLSGDINKKSPSLLSRVMLIVAVCLVVLCLVIVLILIIRRRSSSSQNNSQLTSRAVESNNIDGDQNMTFSSSDMTMSGNPTYARHDNNNKAVEAPAAAAPGATVVGKLSFVRDDRTRFDLQDLLRASAEVLGSGNLGSSYKALLMDGQAVVVKRFKQMNHVAKEDFHEHMRRLGRLSHPNLLPLVAYYYRKEEKLLVYDYASNGSLASHLHGNHSRLDWSSRLKIIKGVAKALAYLHNELPSLALPHGHLKSSNVLLDKYSNPLLMDYTLVPLVNPSQVQHLLVAYKAPEYAQQGRITRTTDVWSLGILILETLTGKLPTNYLALSTGSGTELATWVDTIIKDNELAFDKEMDQLTHHGQIQKLFNIGVACCQEDLDTRWDLKEAIESIQVLNDQVDDQVDVGF; from the exons ATGCCTCAAATTGATGGTGGTTTGTTGTGGTTAGGCAAAGGAAGGATGATGACGGAGGTGGAGGATACCGGCCGGTCACCAGTTACGTTTGCAtgttcttcatcatcatcatcatcatcatcaagaagaagaagattatgTCGTCACTTGATCATTttccttgttgttgttgtatcctTGATCACATTTGTATCTGCTCAACCGGAAGATGACGACACCGGCCCAGATGATCATCATTATCTTCCCGATGCAAAGAGCTCTTCAGAGGCCCTCTTCAACTTTAAAAGCTTGCTATCTACATCTTCAGGTAAAGGAAAAGATGTTCTCGGGTCTTGGGTTCCATCGACAAGTCCCTGTACCGGGAACAATGCCAATTGGTTGGGAGTAATTTGCTTCGAAGGGGATGTATGGGGTTTGCAACTAGAAAACTTGGACCTCTCAGGGGCAATTGATATAGATTCATTGCTTCCTTTGCATTTCCTCCGGACCCTAAGCTTTATGAACAACAACTTCAAGGGGGGAATGCCTGATTGGAACAAACTTGGTGCCCTCAAGTCATTGTACTTGTCCAATAATAACTTCTCTGGTCAGATCCCCGATGATGCCTTCAAGGGTATGACTTATCTCAAGAAACTTTATTTGGCCAACAACCAATTCACTGGTAACATTCCCACCTCCCTCGCTACCTCCTGCCCCAGGCTCTTCGAGTTGACCCTCGAAAACAACAAATTCACTGGCCCTATACCTGATTTCCGCCGTGGCCTTCTCAAACTCCTCAATGTATCCAACAACCAACTCGAGGGTccaatccctccttctctttcttTAATGGATCCAACAACATTCGCAG GGAACAAAGGCATGTGTGGGAAGCCTTTGGAATCAGTTTGCAACTCCCCAATTCCAGAAGCAAATACTACTACTCCGCCTAACAGTCTCAACTCTACCATCAGCACCCAATTATCTGgtgatataaataaaaagtctCCCTCTCTCCTGAGTAGAGTGATGTTGATCGTTGCAGTTTGTTTGGTGGTCTTATGTCTCGTGATTGTGTTAATTCTTATCATTCGCCGCCGCAGCAGCAGCAGCCAAAATAATTCACAACTCACCAGCCGGGCTGTTGAGTCAAATAATATTGATGGGGATCAAAACATGACCTTTTCATCATCAGATATGACGATGAGCGGCAATCCAACTTATGCAAGACACGATAACAATAACAAGGCAGTAGAGGCACCAGCAGCAGCAGCACCAGGCGCAACGGTGGTGGGTAAGTTGTCCTTCGTTAGAGATGACAGGACAAGATTTGATCTACAGGACTTGCTAAGAGCATCCGCGGAGGTGCTTGGCAGTGGGAACCTGGGGTCCTCTTACAAGGCACTACTTATGGATGGCCAAGCCGTTGTGGTGAAGAGGTTTAAGCAAATGAACCATGTCGCTAAAGAAGACTTCCACGAGCACATGAGGAGGTTGGGCAGACTAAGCCACCCGAACCTACTCCCCCTTGTCGCCTATTATTATAGGAAAGAAGAGAAGCTGCTTGTTTATGACTATGCCTCCAATGGTAGCTTGGCCAGTCACCTCCAtg GCAATCACTCTAGGCTGGACTGGTCAAGCCGCTTGAAAATCATAAAAGGAGTTGCAAAGGCGTTGGCCTACCTTCACAATGAGCTCCCAAGCCTAGCACTTCCGCATGGTCACCTCAAGTCATCAAATGTACTTCTGGACAAATATTCTAATCCGTTGTTGATGGATTACACATTGGTGCCCCTGGTGAATCCTTCCCAAGTCCAACATCTTCTAGTGGCTTACAAAGCTCCCGAGTATGCACAACAAGGCCGCATCACAAGGACGACTGATGTTTGGAGCCTTGGGATTCTAATACTAGAGACCCTCACCGGTAAACTCCCAACAAACTATCTTGCTCTCAGCACTGGCTCTGGCACCGAATTGGCTACCTGGGTCGACACCATCATTAAAGATAATGAATTGGCTTTTGACAAAGAGATGGACCAGCTCACTCATCATGGACAGATCCAAAAGCTCTTCAACATTGGAGTGGCTTGCTGTCAAGAAGATTTGGATACAAGGTGGGATCTCAAGGAAGCTATTGAAAGTATACAAGTCTTAAATGACCAGGTCGACGATCAAGTTGATGTTggattttaa
- the LOC125859357 gene encoding transcription termination factor MTERF6, chloroplastic/mitochondrial isoform X2: MSSHCLLNYLSFAVPNSKPQLFPFPFSFHCNTFFYCNLIRPEQVCHKLRSFAPLVPLAARSSSSKGTEDTEEVIAEAREAVSYYLQELGVSHKESIEIALNSPNYVSMLIDSVRELDEFSLWNSTDFENAYDPVPAIPPFKSKVYLMAKQKGDKGMLPFLESIGLTLSSATHLARYLSSNSLFQTLPTLINKVKYVKKIFFANSDDGGHIARNARQMMMHLSISIDEDVQQTLSFFEKIQARRGGLHLLGSQDASFRHLIESFPRLLLLPKESHMKRLMVFLDDIGVVEGCKRQILLLFPPIIFYDIEKDVRPRLQAILKDGLEAKDFGQMLLKYPWILSRSVLQNYENILIFFDDEKVVCFLRDLGLDDDIIGRILGRCPEIFASSIGRTLKRKLNFLMGIGVSRSHLPRIIKKYPEFFVCDIHRALRPRMTYLMHVGLSKREVALMVCRFSPLLGYSIDEVLKPKVEFLTNSMGKPISDVVEYPRYFSYSLEKKIKPRFWVLKGRNMECSLKSMLGKNDEEFAAEFGEGAKIPL; encoded by the exons ATGTCTTCACATTgccttttaaattatttgtcatTCGCCGTCCCCAACTCAAAACCTCAACTTTTCCCTTTTCCATTCTCTTTCCATTGCAATACCTTTTTCTACTGCAATCTTATACGTCCAGAGCAAGTCTGTCATAAGTTGAGGAGTTTTGCGCCACTTGTTCCTCTTGCTGCTAGGTCTTCGTCGTCAAAAGGAACAGAAGACACGGAAGAAGTAATCGCTGAAGCTAGGGAGGCTGTCAGCTATTATCTACAAGAACTTGGTGTTTCCCATAAGGAATCCATCGAAATAGCCCTCAACTCACCTAATTACGTTAGCATGCTGATAGATAGCGTCCGTGAACTGGATGAGTTTTCCTTATGGAATTCCACTGATTTTGAAAACGCATATGACCCGGTTCCTGCAATTCCACCTTTCAAGAGCAAGGTCTACCTGATGGCAAAACAAAAAGGTGATAAGGGCATGCTTCCCTTCTTGGAGAGCATTGGCCTCACTCTCTCTTCTGCAACACACTTAGCTCGCTACCTTTCCTCTAATTCTCTCTTTCAGACACTACCTACCCTTATCAATAAG GTTAAGTATGTGAAGAAAATATTCTTTGCAAACAGTGATGATGGAGGACATATTGCTAGAAATGCCCGGCAAATGATGATGCACTTGTCCATCAGTATTGATGAGGATGTCCAGCAGACCTTGTCATTTTTTGAGAAG ATTCAAGCAAGACGTGGAGGTCTACATTTGTTAGGTTCGCAAGATGCATCTTTCCGACATCTTATTGAGTCATTTCCACGACTTCTTTTGCTACCTAAGGAGAGTCATATGAAGCGTCTGATGGTATTTCTTGATGATATTGGAGTGGTGGAAGGATGTAAGAGACAGATTCTTCTTTTGTTTCCGCCTATTATTTTCTATGACATTGAAAAGGATGTTAGACCAAGATTGCAGGCGATCCTTAAG GATGGTCTGGAGGCTAAAGATTTTGGGCAGATGTTGCTGAAATATCCATGGATTCTTTCAAGGAGCGTTCTGCAAAACTACGAGAACATTCTGATTTTCTTTGATGATGAAAAG GTAGTGTGCTTCTTAAGGGATCTAGGCCTGGATGATGATATTATTGGTAGGATACTTGGTCGCTGTCCTGAAATTTTTGCATCGAGCATCGGGAGAACTCTTAAGAGAAAACTCAACTTCCTAATGGGTATTGGAGTTTCCAGAAGTCATCTTCCCAGGATTATCAAGAAATATCCTGAGTTTTTTGTATGTGACATCCACAGAGCTTTACGTCCAAG AATGACGTACTTGATGCATGTTGGACTTTCGAAGAGGGAGGTAGCACTAATGGTTTGCAGGTTCTCTCCATTGCTTGGCTACAGCATAGACGAAGTTCTCAAGCCTAAGGTAGAATTTCTGACGAACTCAATGGGAAAACCAATAAGTGATGTAGTTGAATACCCAAGATATTTCAGCTACTCTTTAGAGAAGAAGATAAAACCTAGATTTTGGGTGCTcaagggtagaaacatggaatGCAGCTTGAAAAGTATGTTGGGTAAAAATGATGAAGAATTTGCTGCAGAGTTTGGAGAGGGGGCGAAGATACCACTTTAA
- the LOC125859357 gene encoding uncharacterized protein LOC125859357 isoform X3 has protein sequence MSSHCLLNYLSFAVPNSKPQLFPFPFSFHCNTFFYCNLIRPEQVCHKLRSFAPLVPLAARSSSSKGTEDTEEVIAEAREAVSYYLQELGVSHKESIEIALNSPNYVSMLIDSVRELDEFSLWNSTDFENAYDPVPAIPPFKSKVYLMAKQKGDKGMLPFLESIGLTLSSATHLARYLSSNSLFQTLPTLINKVKYVKKIFFANSDDGGHIARNARQMMMHLSISIDEDVQQTLSFFEKIQARRGGLHLLGSQDASFRHLIESFPRLLLLPKESHMKRLMVFLDDIGVVEGCKRQILLLFPPIIFYDIEKDVRPRLQAILKDGLEAKDFGQMLLKYPWILSRSVLQNYENILIFFDDEKVPKFSVAQAIKSCPLLLGLSVNKLKLVVEQLRDFGIRNQKLGKVIATSPQLLLQKPQEFNQNDVLDACWTFEEGGSTNGLQVLSIAWLQHRRSSQA, from the exons ATGTCTTCACATTgccttttaaattatttgtcatTCGCCGTCCCCAACTCAAAACCTCAACTTTTCCCTTTTCCATTCTCTTTCCATTGCAATACCTTTTTCTACTGCAATCTTATACGTCCAGAGCAAGTCTGTCATAAGTTGAGGAGTTTTGCGCCACTTGTTCCTCTTGCTGCTAGGTCTTCGTCGTCAAAAGGAACAGAAGACACGGAAGAAGTAATCGCTGAAGCTAGGGAGGCTGTCAGCTATTATCTACAAGAACTTGGTGTTTCCCATAAGGAATCCATCGAAATAGCCCTCAACTCACCTAATTACGTTAGCATGCTGATAGATAGCGTCCGTGAACTGGATGAGTTTTCCTTATGGAATTCCACTGATTTTGAAAACGCATATGACCCGGTTCCTGCAATTCCACCTTTCAAGAGCAAGGTCTACCTGATGGCAAAACAAAAAGGTGATAAGGGCATGCTTCCCTTCTTGGAGAGCATTGGCCTCACTCTCTCTTCTGCAACACACTTAGCTCGCTACCTTTCCTCTAATTCTCTCTTTCAGACACTACCTACCCTTATCAATAAG GTTAAGTATGTGAAGAAAATATTCTTTGCAAACAGTGATGATGGAGGACATATTGCTAGAAATGCCCGGCAAATGATGATGCACTTGTCCATCAGTATTGATGAGGATGTCCAGCAGACCTTGTCATTTTTTGAGAAG ATTCAAGCAAGACGTGGAGGTCTACATTTGTTAGGTTCGCAAGATGCATCTTTCCGACATCTTATTGAGTCATTTCCACGACTTCTTTTGCTACCTAAGGAGAGTCATATGAAGCGTCTGATGGTATTTCTTGATGATATTGGAGTGGTGGAAGGATGTAAGAGACAGATTCTTCTTTTGTTTCCGCCTATTATTTTCTATGACATTGAAAAGGATGTTAGACCAAGATTGCAGGCGATCCTTAAG GATGGTCTGGAGGCTAAAGATTTTGGGCAGATGTTGCTGAAATATCCATGGATTCTTTCAAGGAGCGTTCTGCAAAACTACGAGAACATTCTGATTTTCTTTGATGATGAAAAG GTGCCAAAATTTAGTGTAGCTCAGGCAATTAAAAGCTGCCCGCTCCTTTTGGGGTTGTCAGTTAACAAGCTGAAATTGGTGGTGGAACAGTTGCGTGACTTCGGCATTCGAAACCAGAAGTTGGGTAAGGTGATTGCTACAAGTCCTCAGCTATTACTACAGAAGCCTCAGGAATTCAATCAG AATGACGTACTTGATGCATGTTGGACTTTCGAAGAGGGAGGTAGCACTAATGGTTTGCAGGTTCTCTCCATTGCTTGGCTACAGCATAGACGAAGTTCTCAAGCCTAA
- the LOC125859357 gene encoding transcription termination factor MTERF2, chloroplastic isoform X1, producing the protein MSSHCLLNYLSFAVPNSKPQLFPFPFSFHCNTFFYCNLIRPEQVCHKLRSFAPLVPLAARSSSSKGTEDTEEVIAEAREAVSYYLQELGVSHKESIEIALNSPNYVSMLIDSVRELDEFSLWNSTDFENAYDPVPAIPPFKSKVYLMAKQKGDKGMLPFLESIGLTLSSATHLARYLSSNSLFQTLPTLINKVKYVKKIFFANSDDGGHIARNARQMMMHLSISIDEDVQQTLSFFEKIQARRGGLHLLGSQDASFRHLIESFPRLLLLPKESHMKRLMVFLDDIGVVEGCKRQILLLFPPIIFYDIEKDVRPRLQAILKDGLEAKDFGQMLLKYPWILSRSVLQNYENILIFFDDEKVPKFSVAQAIKSCPLLLGLSVNKLKLVVEQLRDFGIRNQKLGKVIATSPQLLLQKPQEFNQVVCFLRDLGLDDDIIGRILGRCPEIFASSIGRTLKRKLNFLMGIGVSRSHLPRIIKKYPEFFVCDIHRALRPRMTYLMHVGLSKREVALMVCRFSPLLGYSIDEVLKPKVEFLTNSMGKPISDVVEYPRYFSYSLEKKIKPRFWVLKGRNMECSLKSMLGKNDEEFAAEFGEGAKIPL; encoded by the exons ATGTCTTCACATTgccttttaaattatttgtcatTCGCCGTCCCCAACTCAAAACCTCAACTTTTCCCTTTTCCATTCTCTTTCCATTGCAATACCTTTTTCTACTGCAATCTTATACGTCCAGAGCAAGTCTGTCATAAGTTGAGGAGTTTTGCGCCACTTGTTCCTCTTGCTGCTAGGTCTTCGTCGTCAAAAGGAACAGAAGACACGGAAGAAGTAATCGCTGAAGCTAGGGAGGCTGTCAGCTATTATCTACAAGAACTTGGTGTTTCCCATAAGGAATCCATCGAAATAGCCCTCAACTCACCTAATTACGTTAGCATGCTGATAGATAGCGTCCGTGAACTGGATGAGTTTTCCTTATGGAATTCCACTGATTTTGAAAACGCATATGACCCGGTTCCTGCAATTCCACCTTTCAAGAGCAAGGTCTACCTGATGGCAAAACAAAAAGGTGATAAGGGCATGCTTCCCTTCTTGGAGAGCATTGGCCTCACTCTCTCTTCTGCAACACACTTAGCTCGCTACCTTTCCTCTAATTCTCTCTTTCAGACACTACCTACCCTTATCAATAAG GTTAAGTATGTGAAGAAAATATTCTTTGCAAACAGTGATGATGGAGGACATATTGCTAGAAATGCCCGGCAAATGATGATGCACTTGTCCATCAGTATTGATGAGGATGTCCAGCAGACCTTGTCATTTTTTGAGAAG ATTCAAGCAAGACGTGGAGGTCTACATTTGTTAGGTTCGCAAGATGCATCTTTCCGACATCTTATTGAGTCATTTCCACGACTTCTTTTGCTACCTAAGGAGAGTCATATGAAGCGTCTGATGGTATTTCTTGATGATATTGGAGTGGTGGAAGGATGTAAGAGACAGATTCTTCTTTTGTTTCCGCCTATTATTTTCTATGACATTGAAAAGGATGTTAGACCAAGATTGCAGGCGATCCTTAAG GATGGTCTGGAGGCTAAAGATTTTGGGCAGATGTTGCTGAAATATCCATGGATTCTTTCAAGGAGCGTTCTGCAAAACTACGAGAACATTCTGATTTTCTTTGATGATGAAAAG GTGCCAAAATTTAGTGTAGCTCAGGCAATTAAAAGCTGCCCGCTCCTTTTGGGGTTGTCAGTTAACAAGCTGAAATTGGTGGTGGAACAGTTGCGTGACTTCGGCATTCGAAACCAGAAGTTGGGTAAGGTGATTGCTACAAGTCCTCAGCTATTACTACAGAAGCCTCAGGAATTCAATCAG GTAGTGTGCTTCTTAAGGGATCTAGGCCTGGATGATGATATTATTGGTAGGATACTTGGTCGCTGTCCTGAAATTTTTGCATCGAGCATCGGGAGAACTCTTAAGAGAAAACTCAACTTCCTAATGGGTATTGGAGTTTCCAGAAGTCATCTTCCCAGGATTATCAAGAAATATCCTGAGTTTTTTGTATGTGACATCCACAGAGCTTTACGTCCAAG AATGACGTACTTGATGCATGTTGGACTTTCGAAGAGGGAGGTAGCACTAATGGTTTGCAGGTTCTCTCCATTGCTTGGCTACAGCATAGACGAAGTTCTCAAGCCTAAGGTAGAATTTCTGACGAACTCAATGGGAAAACCAATAAGTGATGTAGTTGAATACCCAAGATATTTCAGCTACTCTTTAGAGAAGAAGATAAAACCTAGATTTTGGGTGCTcaagggtagaaacatggaatGCAGCTTGAAAAGTATGTTGGGTAAAAATGATGAAGAATTTGCTGCAGAGTTTGGAGAGGGGGCGAAGATACCACTTTAA